The following are from one region of the Rhodopirellula sp. P2 genome:
- a CDS encoding sialidase family protein → MKVSLAVFLALTLPLSIQAEELPDVAVAGEDALVSSQQIFDLADKPTKESHASTIVETPTGLVAAWFAGTRERDPDVGIRVSRHENGQWTESVEVVNGVQSSTLRYPTWNPVLFQPTEGPLMLFYKVGPNPREWWGMLTTSEDGGKTWSWPTKLGEAHTIGHLLGPVKNKPIELADGTILCPSSTEIEYADGSSHWRVHFEVTKDLGKTWEVIGPIQTGETFHAIQPSVLTYPDNRLQILCRSKEKRIVESWSKDGGKTWSTLTATDLPNPNSGTDAVTLQDGRQVLIYNHSEGLVRRKDAADLKPRRILNLAISSDGKTWKPVLTLENETGPHPSDAERRRHFGEYSYPAIIQTSDGMLNMVYTYNREGVKHAVVDPSKL, encoded by the coding sequence ATGAAAGTATCCCTTGCGGTCTTCTTGGCACTCACCCTGCCCCTCTCCATCCAGGCTGAAGAACTTCCTGACGTCGCCGTCGCGGGGGAAGACGCGTTGGTGTCGTCGCAACAGATCTTTGATCTTGCTGACAAACCCACCAAAGAGAGTCATGCGTCCACCATTGTCGAGACACCGACTGGTCTGGTCGCGGCTTGGTTCGCGGGCACTCGTGAGCGTGACCCTGACGTCGGCATTCGTGTTTCTCGCCATGAGAACGGCCAATGGACCGAGTCGGTCGAGGTCGTCAACGGTGTCCAGTCATCGACCCTCCGCTATCCCACCTGGAACCCGGTGTTGTTTCAGCCCACCGAAGGTCCGTTGATGCTGTTCTACAAAGTCGGTCCGAACCCGCGAGAATGGTGGGGCATGCTCACGACGTCCGAGGATGGTGGCAAAACATGGTCCTGGCCGACAAAACTCGGCGAAGCCCACACGATCGGACACCTCCTTGGACCAGTCAAGAACAAACCGATCGAGCTCGCCGATGGAACGATCCTGTGCCCATCGAGCACCGAGATTGAGTACGCGGATGGATCTTCCCACTGGCGAGTTCACTTCGAGGTCACCAAGGATCTCGGCAAGACTTGGGAGGTGATCGGGCCGATCCAGACCGGAGAAACCTTTCATGCGATTCAGCCCAGTGTTTTGACTTACCCTGACAACCGTCTGCAGATCCTTTGCCGCAGCAAAGAGAAACGCATCGTCGAAAGCTGGTCCAAAGACGGCGGGAAAACCTGGAGCACGCTCACCGCAACCGACTTGCCCAACCCCAACTCCGGCACCGATGCGGTGACGCTGCAAGACGGACGGCAAGTCTTGATCTACAACCACTCCGAAGGCCTTGTGAGACGGAAAGACGCTGCCGACCTGAAGCCTCGCCGGATCCTGAATCTGGCCATTTCCTCCGATGGAAAAACCTGGAAGCCTGTGCTGACGCTGGAAAATGAAACCGGGCCTCACCCAAGCGACGCGGAACGCCGCCGTCACTTCGGTGAGTACAGCTACCCGGCCATCATCCAAACCTCCGACGGGATGCTCAACATGGTCTACACGTACAACCGCGAAGGCGTCAAACACGCGGTCGTCGACCCAAGCAAGCTCTGA
- a CDS encoding deoxyribodipyrimidine photolyase: protein MIAQRRLHWNFALQHAIDRALEFEKPLLIFEPLRVRYQWASDRIHRFIIEGMRDNAAAAESLPVVYYPYVEPKPGVGSPLLHRLAKHACTVVTDEYPCFFLPHMIDAVKDKLPARLELIDSNSVLPLRAAERTYTVAHSYRRFMQKNVLPALEHLPLANPLSADDRPALPCPDGESMAERRQQLLPAKILSKWPAADLEKLLGEDGLSEIPIDHSVRPSQATPGGTVEASRRWQKFLDQKLSRYNDDRNQPDEHATTGLSPHLHFGHISAHEMVSSLLEHEGWSADQTSKPNGKNHGFWNVGENAEALLDQLLTWREIGFNWSFQNPDTYDSLESLPDWAKKTLNETRDDERPHLYTLAEFENAETHDELWNAAQRELVETGEMHNYMRMLWGKKILHWTKTPEEALEFMIHLNNKYGLDGRDPNSYCGILWVLGRTDRAWGPKRPVFGSVRYMTSDSARKKLKLSKYLQRFAGSNKK, encoded by the coding sequence ATGATCGCCCAACGGCGGCTGCACTGGAATTTCGCCTTGCAACACGCGATTGACCGGGCACTCGAATTCGAAAAACCGCTGCTGATCTTCGAACCTCTGCGAGTTCGCTACCAATGGGCCAGCGACCGGATCCACCGTTTCATCATCGAAGGCATGCGAGACAACGCGGCCGCCGCCGAATCTCTGCCGGTGGTCTACTACCCGTACGTCGAACCCAAACCGGGTGTCGGCTCGCCGTTGCTTCATCGACTCGCCAAACACGCATGCACGGTCGTCACCGACGAATACCCGTGTTTCTTTTTGCCGCACATGATCGACGCGGTGAAGGACAAACTGCCTGCCCGTTTGGAATTGATCGACTCCAACAGCGTGCTCCCGCTGCGAGCAGCGGAACGGACCTACACGGTCGCGCACAGTTACCGGCGGTTCATGCAAAAGAACGTTCTGCCGGCTCTTGAACATTTGCCTCTCGCCAACCCGTTGTCCGCGGACGACCGCCCTGCCCTGCCCTGCCCCGATGGCGAATCGATGGCGGAGCGTCGCCAGCAATTGCTCCCTGCAAAAATCCTGTCCAAATGGCCTGCCGCTGATTTGGAAAAGCTGCTCGGCGAAGATGGCTTGTCGGAAATCCCGATCGATCACTCGGTTCGTCCGTCCCAAGCGACGCCCGGCGGAACGGTGGAAGCCTCCCGTCGTTGGCAAAAATTCTTGGACCAGAAACTGTCACGCTACAACGACGACCGCAACCAACCCGATGAACACGCCACGACGGGTTTGAGCCCGCACCTTCACTTCGGTCACATTTCGGCGCACGAGATGGTTTCCTCGCTGCTGGAACACGAGGGTTGGTCCGCGGACCAAACGTCCAAACCCAACGGCAAGAACCATGGCTTTTGGAACGTCGGCGAGAACGCCGAAGCCTTGCTCGATCAACTGCTGACCTGGCGAGAGATCGGATTCAATTGGTCGTTCCAAAATCCAGACACCTACGACTCGCTGGAATCGTTGCCGGACTGGGCGAAGAAGACGTTGAATGAAACGCGTGATGACGAGCGGCCTCATCTCTACACGCTGGCCGAGTTTGAGAATGCCGAGACGCACGACGAGCTTTGGAACGCCGCGCAACGTGAGTTGGTGGAAACCGGCGAGATGCACAACTACATGCGGATGCTGTGGGGCAAGAAGATTTTGCATTGGACCAAAACGCCCGAAGAAGCCCTTGAGTTCATGATCCACCTGAACAACAAGTATGGGCTGGATGGTCGCGATCCCAACTCATACTGCGGCATCCTTTGGGTGCTCGGCCGCACCGACCGAGCCTGGGGTCCCAAACGTCCGGTCTTCGGCAGCGTCCGCTACATGACCAGCGATAGCGCCCGCAAAAAGCTCAAGCTCAGCAAGTACCTCCAACGGTTCGCCGGATCGAACAAGAAGTAG
- a CDS encoding A24 family peptidase codes for MSRRRSPYRILAVCLLIGYLLASVAYVWMSALWVTRWHPHFRVADLLAPRANDVVIFTFFLVVGASVGSFLNVVVWRLPQRLNVNGHSFCPRCRNQLRARDNVPIFGWLWLSGRCRDCRLPISSRYPIVETLVGITFAVVGATELTRWSLPYVGDSVRSNWLSTPFVDADLLTLILYHVVALATAWAAGLIRFDGNPLPPRLTLFAAVTLVGGMFALPQAMVVPWQLVGDSVPSMVGAWPPTGWMTHGGDWSVTLVQIGLRLLTSLVAAGFFARVLAKSFCPSADMKMDPLGSSTRRLIDLMVLIAVPAIVVGWQAVMGVILVAAIFAKILETFAFAQSRDSLGRFAVSLPVALSVQLLLWRGLVASHVWPSEQASQLGLIVSFFGVLAIPLWLDENGESFAPMGDDKNSSEIADHFDEDVR; via the coding sequence TTGTCGCGACGACGCTCACCGTATCGAATTCTCGCCGTCTGTTTGCTGATCGGGTATCTGCTCGCATCGGTGGCTTATGTGTGGATGTCTGCGCTCTGGGTGACCCGCTGGCACCCTCATTTCCGGGTGGCTGATCTGTTGGCGCCGCGAGCCAATGACGTGGTCATCTTCACGTTTTTCCTGGTCGTTGGGGCCAGTGTTGGCAGTTTCCTGAATGTGGTCGTGTGGCGATTGCCTCAGCGTTTGAACGTCAACGGCCATTCGTTCTGCCCCCGATGTCGCAACCAGCTTCGGGCTCGGGACAACGTGCCGATTTTCGGTTGGCTGTGGTTGAGCGGGCGCTGCCGAGATTGCCGGCTTCCGATTTCGTCCCGTTATCCGATCGTTGAAACGCTGGTCGGGATCACGTTTGCGGTCGTGGGGGCAACAGAACTGACGCGTTGGAGTCTGCCCTACGTGGGTGATTCCGTGCGTTCGAATTGGTTGTCGACCCCATTCGTTGACGCGGATTTATTGACCCTGATTCTGTATCATGTGGTGGCACTGGCGACCGCCTGGGCCGCGGGACTGATCCGGTTCGACGGCAATCCTTTGCCGCCTCGATTGACATTGTTCGCGGCGGTGACGCTGGTTGGCGGGATGTTCGCTTTGCCGCAGGCGATGGTGGTGCCGTGGCAACTTGTTGGCGATTCAGTGCCGTCCATGGTTGGTGCTTGGCCGCCGACGGGATGGATGACTCACGGTGGTGATTGGTCCGTGACCTTGGTCCAGATTGGATTGCGGTTGTTGACGTCGCTGGTGGCAGCGGGATTTTTCGCTCGCGTGCTGGCGAAGAGCTTTTGCCCTTCAGCGGACATGAAGATGGACCCGCTCGGTTCATCAACGCGGCGGCTGATTGATTTGATGGTCTTGATCGCGGTCCCCGCGATCGTGGTGGGCTGGCAGGCCGTGATGGGAGTGATCTTGGTCGCGGCGATTTTTGCGAAGATTCTCGAGACGTTTGCATTCGCTCAGTCCCGTGATTCCTTGGGCCGATTTGCGGTCAGCTTGCCGGTTGCATTGAGCGTGCAATTATTGCTGTGGCGGGGGTTGGTGGCGTCCCACGTCTGGCCCAGCGAACAGGCATCGCAACTTGGTTTGATTGTTTCTTTTTTCGGGGTTCTAGCGATTCCGTTGTGGTTGGATGAAAACGGGGAATCGTTTGCTCCAATGGGCGATGACAAGAACAGCAGCGAAATCGCGGACCATTTCGACGAGGACGTTCGGTAG
- a CDS encoding RNA polymerase sigma factor, whose translation MDAASSNRNENATANPASADEVALIEAALSGDASAFESLVIRHQDRLHHAMIHVTGSVHDAEEVTQEAFIRAFVKLDTFQQNSQFFTWLYRVAFNIALSRKRRQKVRLSLDQQREEIGEEVVCDGEAVDANMIRQDDVSLVQLALQQLSDQHRSILVLREMEESSYEEMAEILELSIGTVRSRLNRARKQLRLAIEQLREPESESSGESGP comes from the coding sequence GTGGACGCAGCCAGCTCGAACCGAAACGAAAACGCCACGGCGAATCCCGCGTCGGCGGATGAGGTGGCGCTGATCGAAGCGGCGTTGTCGGGTGACGCGTCCGCGTTTGAGAGCTTGGTGATCCGTCATCAGGACCGGCTGCATCACGCCATGATCCACGTCACCGGTTCAGTTCACGATGCCGAGGAAGTGACGCAAGAGGCTTTCATTCGGGCGTTCGTCAAACTGGACACGTTCCAGCAAAACAGCCAGTTTTTCACGTGGCTGTATCGAGTCGCGTTCAACATCGCGTTGTCGCGAAAGCGACGCCAAAAGGTTCGTCTGTCGTTGGACCAGCAACGCGAGGAAATTGGCGAAGAAGTCGTTTGTGACGGTGAGGCCGTCGATGCGAATATGATTCGTCAGGACGACGTTTCGCTGGTGCAATTGGCTCTGCAGCAACTCAGCGATCAGCACCGCAGTATTCTTGTCTTGCGAGAAATGGAAGAATCTTCTTATGAGGAAATGGCGGAGATTTTGGAGCTGTCCATTGGCACCGTCCGCAGTCGTTTGAACCGGGCTCGCAAGCAATTGCGATTGGCGATTGAGCAGCTGCGAGAACCCGAGTCAGAATCTTCGGGCGAATCAGGTCCCTGA
- a CDS encoding BON domain-containing protein translates to MRRKYFGLAMAAIATLGPAQAFGGDREIAQQVMQRLKVSRDAGQLKNFNLDMKVNDGVVVFRGTVDGSEQQDLVLAALKDVDGVVNVVNELEVLEAKLYKPKAAAIAAVEPAEAFDFKGALETEVQEVVPGSVAPVAGEEAADSQTRTVAAWEEAGGEAGSDEAITRSVASALGKAKSVGHLKDFGVDVNAYDGIVEITGEAASASQRKLIAEIARHAPGARGVRDLMTVKAGSNPGLVATPATHRTGGLQPLPPANRQVQARPVSYGQMGGQVGGQVINGEMVVPGSMMTHGAAGMQGAPAPMAQAPMMGQPVPMAPAAPAGAPRYDTPNLPNYAWPGYAAYPNYAALTYPQQYSPSAFPYIGPFYPYPQVPLGWRKVSLEWDDGWWFLDFTDK, encoded by the coding sequence ATGCGACGCAAATATTTTGGACTGGCGATGGCCGCGATCGCCACGCTGGGGCCTGCTCAGGCCTTTGGCGGTGATCGCGAGATCGCACAACAAGTCATGCAACGGCTCAAAGTCAGCCGTGATGCAGGTCAACTGAAGAACTTCAACCTTGACATGAAAGTCAACGACGGAGTGGTCGTGTTCCGCGGCACCGTCGATGGCTCGGAGCAACAAGACCTGGTCTTGGCCGCTTTGAAGGATGTCGATGGCGTTGTCAATGTTGTCAATGAACTCGAAGTTCTCGAAGCAAAGCTTTACAAGCCCAAGGCTGCTGCGATCGCAGCTGTTGAGCCTGCGGAAGCATTCGACTTCAAGGGAGCTTTGGAAACCGAAGTTCAAGAAGTGGTTCCTGGTTCGGTGGCACCGGTTGCTGGCGAAGAAGCCGCTGACTCGCAAACCCGCACCGTTGCGGCTTGGGAAGAGGCTGGTGGAGAAGCCGGTTCGGACGAAGCGATCACTCGTTCCGTCGCCTCTGCCTTGGGCAAAGCGAAGTCCGTCGGTCACCTGAAAGACTTCGGTGTCGACGTCAACGCTTACGACGGCATCGTGGAGATCACCGGCGAAGCTGCTTCGGCATCCCAGCGAAAACTGATCGCTGAAATCGCCCGTCATGCTCCCGGAGCACGCGGCGTCCGCGATCTGATGACCGTCAAGGCGGGATCGAACCCTGGTTTGGTTGCCACACCTGCCACGCATCGCACCGGTGGGTTGCAGCCTTTGCCACCTGCCAATCGTCAGGTCCAAGCTCGTCCCGTTTCGTACGGGCAAATGGGCGGCCAAGTTGGCGGACAAGTGATCAACGGCGAAATGGTTGTTCCCGGCAGCATGATGACTCATGGAGCCGCTGGCATGCAGGGAGCACCGGCACCGATGGCTCAGGCACCGATGATGGGACAACCTGTTCCCATGGCGCCTGCCGCACCCGCCGGAGCACCTCGCTACGACACTCCGAACTTGCCGAACTACGCTTGGCCTGGCTACGCAGCGTATCCGAACTACGCCGCACTGACGTACCCACAACAGTACAGCCCATCGGCGTTCCCCTACATCGGACCTTTCTACCCCTACCCACAAGTTCCTTTGGGATGGCGGAAGGTGTCGCTCGAATGGGACGACGGTTGGTGGTTCTTGGACTTCACTGACAAGTAG